DNA from Dasypus novemcinctus isolate mDasNov1 chromosome 19, mDasNov1.1.hap2, whole genome shotgun sequence:
gccgacagggagcacagccgacagggagcacggccgacagggagcacggccgacagggagcacggcTGACAGCACGACCGACAGGGAGCATGGTCGACAGGGAGCACGACCGACAGCACGCTGACAGGGAGCACggccgacagggagcacggccgacagggagcacggttgacagggagcacggccgacagcacagccgacagggagcacggccgacagggagcacagctgacagggaacacGGCCGACAGCACAgccgacagggagcacggccgacagggagcacggcTGACAGGGAGCACGGCCGACAGGGAGCATGGTCGACAGGGAGCACGACCGACAGCACGCTGACAGGGAGCACggccgacagggagcacggccGACAGGGAGCATGGGCCGACAGGgagcacagctgacagggagcaCGACCGACAGCAGAgccgacagggagcacggccGACAGGGAGCATGGCCGACAGGGAGCATGGCCGACAGGGAGCATGACCGACAGCACGGCTGACAGGGAGCATGGCCAACAGGGAGCACAGCCGACAGCACAgccgacagggagcacggccGACAGGGAGCACGACCGACAGCACGGCTGACAGGGAGCATggccgacagggagcacggccgacagcacagccgacagggagcacgggccgacagggagcacggcTGACAGCACGGCCGACAGGGAGCACAgccgacagggagcacggccgacagcacagccgacagggagcacggccgacagggagcacggccgacagggagcatggccgacagggagcacggccgacagggagcacggccgacagcacagccgacagggagcacgggccgacagggagcacggcTGACAGCACggccgacagggagcacggccgacagggagcacggccgacagggagcatggccgacagggagcacggccgacagggagcacggccgacagcacagccgacagggagcacgggccgacagggagcacggcTGACAGCACGGCCGACAGGGAGCACAGCCGACAGGGAGCATGGCTGACAGGGAGCACGGCTGACAGGGAGCACGGTTGACAGGGAGCACGGCCGACAGCAGAgccgacagggagcacggccgacagggagcacagctgacagggaacacGGCCGACAGCACAgccgacagggagcacggccgacagggagcacggcTGACAGGGAGCACGGCCGACAGGGAGCATGGTCGACAGGGAGCACGACTGACAGCACGCTGACAGGGAGCACggccgacagggagcacggccGACAGGGAGCATGGCCGACAGGGAGCATGGCCGACAGCATGGCTGACAGGGAGCACGGCCAACAGGGAGCACGGCCGACAGCACAGCCGACAGGGAGCATGGCCGACAGCACGGCTGACAAGGAGCACGGCCAACAGCATGGCTGACAGGGAGCACGGCCGACAGGGAGCATggccgacagggagcacggccAACAGCACGGCTGACAGGGAGCATGGCCAACAGGGAGCACGGCCGACAGCACAgccgacagggagcacggccgacagggagcacggccGACAGGGAGCATGACCGACAGCACGGCTGACAGGGAGCACggccgacagggagcacggccAACAGCACGGCCGACAGGGAGCATGGCCGACAGGGAGCCAGCCGACAGGGAGCATggccgacagggagcacggccGACAGCACGGCTGACAGGGAGCATGGCCAACAGGGAGCACGGCCGACAGCACAgccgacagggagcacggccGACAGGGAGCATGGCCGACAGGGAGCATGGCCGACAGGGAGCATGACCGACAGCACAgccgacagggagcacggccgacagcacagccgacagggagcacggccgacagggagcacggccgacagcacagccgacagggagcacggccgacagggagcacggccgacagcacagccgacagggagcacgggccgacagggagcacggcTGACAGCACGGCCGACAGGGAGCACAGCCGACAGGGAGCATGGCCGACAGGGAGCATGACCGACAGCATGGCTGACAGGGAGCATggccgacagggagcacggccgacagcacagccgacagggagcacggccgacagggagcacggccgacagcacagccgacagggagcacggccgacagggagcacggccGACAGGGAGCATGACCGACAGCACGGCTGACAGGGAGCACggccgacagggagcacggccgacagggagcacggccAACAGAACGGCCGACAGGGAGCATGGCCGACAGGGAGCCGGCCGACAGGGAGCATggccgacagggagcacggccGACAGCACGGCTGACAGGGAGCATGGCCAACAGGGAGCACGGCCGACAGCACAgccgacagggagcacggccGACAGGGAGCATGGCCGACAGGGAGCATGGCCGACAGGGAGCATGACCGACAGCACAgccgacagggagcacggccgacagcacagccgacagggagcacggccgacagggagcacggccgacagcacagccgacagggagcacggccgacagggagcacggccgacagcacagccgacagggagcacgggccgacagggagcacggcTGACAGCACGGCCGACAGGGAGCACAGCCGACAGGGAGCATGGCCGACAGGGAGCATGACCGACAGCATGGCTGACAGGGAGCATggccgacagggagcacggccgacagcacagccgacagggagcacggccgacagggagcacggccgacagcacagccgacagggagcacggccgacagggagcacggccGACAGGGAGCATGACCGACAGCACGGCTGACAGGGAGCACggccgacagggagcacggccgacagggagcacggccAACAGAACGGCCGACAGGGAGCATGGCCGACAGGGAGCCGGCCGACAGGGAGCATggccgacagggagcacggccGACAGCACGGCTGACAGGGAGCATGGCCAACAGGGAGCACGGCCGACAGCACAgccgacagggagcacggccGACAGGGAGCATGGCCGACAGGGAGCATGGCCGACAGGGAGCATGACCGACAGCACAgccgacagggagcacggccgacagcacagccgacagggagcacggccgacagggagcacggccgacagcacagccgacagggagcacggccgacagggagcacggccgacagcacagccgacagggagcacgggccgacagggagcacggcTGACAGCACGGCCGACAGGGAGCACAGCCGACAGGGAGCATGGCCGACAGGGAGCATGACCGACAGCATGGCTGACAGGGAGCATggccgacagggagcacggccgacagggagcacggccGACAGCACAGCCGACAGCACAgccgacagggagcacggccgacagggagcacggccgacagggagcacggcTGACAGGGAGCACGGTTGACAGGGAGCACGGCCGACAGCACAgccgacagggagcacggccGACAGGGAGCATGGGCCAACAGGGAGCACAGCTGATAGGGAGCACGAAAGACAGCACAGCCAACAGGGAGCACGGCCGACAGCACGGCTGACAGGGAGCACAgccgacagggagcacggccgacagggagcacggccGACAGGGAGCACGACCGACAGGGAGCACGACCGACAGCACggccgacagggagcacggccGACAGGGAGCACGACCGACAGCACggccgacagggagcacggccGACAGGGAGCACGACCGACAGCACggccgacagggagcacggccGACAGGGAGCACGACCGACAGCACggccgacagggagcacggccgacagggagcacggccgacagggagcacggccgacagcacggccgacagggagcacggccgacagcacggccgacagggagcatggccgacagggagcacggccgacagcacggccgacagggagcatggccgacagggagcacggccgacagcacggccgacagggagcatggccgacagggagcacggccgacagcacggccgacagggagcatggccgacagggagcacggccgacagcacggccgacagggagcacggccGACAGGGAGCATGGCCGACAGGGAGCACGACCGACAGCACGGCTGACAGGGAGCACGGTTGACAGGGAGCACGACCGACAGCACGGCCGACAGGGAGCACGACCGAGAGGGAGCATGGCCGACAGCACGGCTGACAGGGAGCACGGCCGACAGGGAGCACGACCGACAGCACGGCCGACAGGGAGCACGACCGACAGGGAGCATGGCCGACAGGGAGCACGACCAACAGCACGGCTGACAGGGAGCATggccgacagggagcacggccGACAGCACAGCCGACAGGGAGCATGGCCGACAGGGAGCACGACCGACAGCATGGCTGACAGGGAGCATggccgacagggagcacggccGACAGCACGGCTGACAGGGAGCATggccgacagggagcacggccgacagcacagccgacagggagcacggccGACAGGGAGCACGACTGACAGCACGGCCGACAGCACAgccgacagggagcacggccGACAGGGAGCACGACTGACAGCACGGCCGACAGGGAGCACGggccgacagggagcacggccGACAGGCAGCACAGCTGACAGACAACACAGTCAGCAAGTggcatggctgacagacaacacgGCCAACagcatggccaacagacaacatggctgacagggAGCACGGCCGACAGGGAGCACGCCCGACAGCACGGCTGATGGAGCACTGCCGACAGGGAGCACAGCCGACAGCACAGCCGACAGGGAACACGGCCGACAGCACAgccgacagggagcacggccgacagggagcacggccGACAGGGAGCACGACCGACAGCACAGCCGACAGGGAGCATGggccgacagggagcacggccGACAGGAGCACGGCCGACAGGCAGCACAGCTGACAGACAACACAGTCAGCAAGTggcatggctgacagacaacacgGCTGACAGCACCGTGGCTGACACAAGGCTGCAAGACGTCGCCGAGACCgagtttaaccttgaggtcccGGTGTCTCTTTCTGGGACCGCCTTGGCCTGGATATTTTGAACAGGCCTCCGCATTGGCCCCTGCCGTTGGTGGGTAACAGTGACGGCTGGGCCCTCCCGAGCGTTAGCAAGGGGAGGGATAATTAcagcttaaaaggtgaccacacaagccaaagcCGCTCTGTCTAGAGCCCGCACTAAACTCGGTGTGTATTtccgtccttctctcccatttctcagcaagctctgtcttttcccccatttcccaataaattctttttactggcatAACTAGAACACAAAACaaagtaataaaacaaaaaacctccgACACGCCTTCGTGACTCATAAAAGCTCCTTGGAAAGAGAAGCGAGAAGCTGGCAACAGTTGCCTCCTGGGAGGGCAGGGCCGGGAGAGGACCCACTTCCGCCCGGTCGGCTCCCAGGTGCAGGGACCGCTACGCAGAGACTCGTTTAAGAAGGCCGTGGGCCACCAGGCTGGGCGGGACGACCCCGATGCCCTCAGAGACCGAGCGGAGACCCTGGATTTCTGAGAGAGGTCTGAGCTGCGTCGCGAGGCAGGAAGACCGGCGAGAACTCTCGGATCTGTTCTTCCCAAACTGGAGAAACTTCGGGCTGTTCTGAAATTCACAGGAAGGTGGAGACGGTGGTGTTGGATGTCAGGGGACACTGACCCAGCTGTTTAATTGGAAGGAAGCGCCGTCCCCAGAGGCTGGCTTGGTTAAGCCTGTTACAGGTTACAAATGGGTGGCAAATTGCTTAACACCCTTTCGGAGCTGACCATAGTCCAGCCAAGAAACACACAAAGTTGCAAACAGCTCAGTAGACAGCAGGTGGTGGGAAACTGAGCAAAGTTTGTCTGGGCTATAAGACAGAAAGTTGTAAGTCCCCTGATGAACATGACGAGGCTGGACCAAGCAGGCCTCCTCGCGGCTACGTGTTGACAAAATCCATGCATGGTAAGATACGGGAATACAAAGGGGACCAGTTACGAGTTAAAAATTATGCAACTATGAAACAGTATTAGAATCAAAGAAATAGGTCccagattcttgtgccgctgctGAAAGGTCACCCGTGTCAAGGCCAGGATTCAGGTGAGTCATTCTACGTTACACTAAAAGCAAGAAAGCATCTCGGCAATAACCAGCCGCTCGAGTTCTTTGCTAACGCGCGGTACTCGCTTCTAAGGCGGAAGCAGCGGGGCGGTCCCTGCAGTGATGGCTGCGCGGGGACTCTCAGAAGCGGCTGAGGGTCCACCTTTTTCTGGGAGCAGCATGGGGGCACCCTCCGTGGACGGGGGGTGGGGCGAAGCTGATTCACACTGCAGGGGGGACGGACCCCGAAGACGAGGTGCTGGGGGCAGGAAGCCAGAGCCAAGAGGCCACACACTGCAGCTGCATTTGAGCGCGACGCCCGCAACGGGCAGCTCCACGCGACGGGAAGGCGATTCGGGGCCTGGGGCTGAGGGGGGCAGGAGAGGCTGCTCTGCGGCTCGGCGCTCCTTTTGGGGCGACGAGAACATTCTGGAATTGGAACTGTGATGTGCTGAGGGCCACTGGACCGTCCCCTAAGTGGGTGGGGCTGGTGCTCAGGCCCCTGGCCCGgccctgggcggggggggggggggggccagcaGCGGCGGCTCTTTATGGAACTCActgccccctccctggccctcccccaCGCCCTGGGCGCCCGAGGGGGGGCGGGGCAGCCCGGCGCATCCTGCGGCGCAGGGTCTTCTTGATCCAGGACACGTAGGGGCCCACGGCCGTGGCCACGGGTGGCTTGAAGACGTCGGCGCAGGCCTTGGGGCCGAAGGACAGGATGCCGGCCAGCAGGCCTCTGCCGCACACCAGGGGTCCTCCCGAGTCGCCCTGTGGGGGCGAGAGGCCGCGGGGGCCGCTGCCGGGTGGTTCTCCTGGGGGAGAggctccttcctgcctccctctcgCCTTCCTTCCTCACTGGTCCTCTTGCCCTCCGGCGCCTTTGcccgccccagggcctttgcacatgctgtgcCCGCTGCCCCGGCCGCCGTGGGTGCTGAGTTTGAATTCCAGCTCCGCCCCCCCTCTAGACTGTGTGCCTTGGTCTCCACATCTGAGAAATGGGACTAATGAGAGTCCATAACCTTGGGCACTCCCCAGAGTGGACCCCTGCCCAGGTTGGCCGCCCCTCCTCTCCACGCCCGGGCTGGCTGCCCCCCCACCCGCTATCCCTCGCCCCCTCCCCACGCCCCCGgctggccgcccctcctccccgctgctccccccgccccctgctgGCTGTCCCCCCACGCCCACCGCCCTCACCTTGCACGGGGCTTGGTGCTGGGCGTTGGCCGCCAGGCAGACCATGGTGGGGGCGAGCTCCCCGTGCCAGAAGCGGCTGTTGTTGCACATCCGGGGGTCCAGCACGCGCACGTCCAGCTCCTGCAGGGTCCGGGACAGCCGCCCGCCCGGGCGGGTCACCCCCCAGCCGGCCACGCTGCACCGCGCCCCTGCCGCCACCACCAGGCGCCccgggggcagggccaggggccgaACGGTCCTGCTGGGCCGCACCTTCTGGTCCAGCTGCAGGGACGCACAGGGGGCGGTGAGGGGGCGGGGcgtggtgggggcggggccagggcgcagcAGGGGGAGCCCCCCCGGGGCAGGACACGGTGAGGGGCGTGACAAGGCACGGTGAGGGGGCGTGGCCAGGGCTCAgcaggcggcggggcggggcatGACACAGCGGGAGGGCGCGACAGGGCACCACGAGGGTGCGTGGCGTGGCCGGGACTCAGCAGGGGGAGCCCCCCGCGGGGCATGACACGGCGAGGGGGCGTGGCACGGACAGGGCCCAGCGGGGGGCGGGGCACGGCGAGGGGGCGTGGCCAGGGCTCAGCGGGGGCGTGGCACGGCATGGGGGCGTGGCACGGACAGGGCCCAGCGGGGGGCGGGGCAcggcgagggggcggggcggggccagggctcAGCGGGGGCGTGGCACGGCATGGGGGCGTGACATGGACAGGGCCCAGCGGGGGGCGGGGCACagcgaggggcgggcggggccAGGGCTCAGCGGGGGGCGTGGCACGGCGTGGGGGCGTGGCATGGACAGGGCCCAGCGGGGGGCGGGGcacggcgaggggcgggcggggccAGGGCTCAGCGGGGGGCGTGGCACGGCGTGGGGGCGTGGCATGGACAGGGCCCAGCGGGGGGCGGGGCACGGCGTGGGGGCGGGGCATGGACAGGGCTCAGCAGGGGGCGTGGCACGGCGTGGGGGCGTGGCATGGACAGGGCCCAGCGGGGGGCGGGGCACGgcgaggggcggggtggggcggggcggggcggggccagggctcCCCGCGGCGCCCCCACCTTGAGCAGCGCGAGGTCGTTCTCCAGCTTCCGGGCCGCCTCGTAGTCGGGGTGGCTGACGGCCGCGCTGATGCGGAAGGGGACCCCAGGGGCGGTCCAGGGCGTGCAGCCCCAGCCTCAGCCGCAGCTGCTCCTTCCTGCCGGGTCAGGTGCGGCCTGGGcgaccctccccgccccccagcccagccccctcctggcgaccctccccgccccccagcccagcccctcctctgggaagccctcCTTGCTTCCCCCCCACTGCATCTTTTATGCCCTGACCAGAGGGCCTTGTCCAGGGCCCAGCAGGCCGTGTCCCACTCTGCCCGGCTGTAGGACACCAGCTGTCCTGCAGCCTCCACGGGGCCTCCCTGGAACGCGGCCAGCGCGGGGGACAGCGGGCAACCCTGCGCCTCTGCTGGATGGCTCGGCTTCCCAGGCCAGTGGGGCCACCACGGGCAGGCCAGGGGGCGGCCCCGCAGGGGTGCAACGGCAGCTCCTGCGCTCCGCCAGCTCTGTGCTGGGGTCACAGCAGCCCCCACCGACGGAGGGCGGCAGGCAGGCCCCGGCCACCGCGGGAGgcgaggggcggggaccctggggTCACTCACGGTGCGGTCAGGCAGTGGGCGGCCGTCAGCACCCACTGGGGGTGCACCAGGACGCCCCCGCACAGGTGGGCACCGGCCCTCTGCAGCGAGGCCATGTACGGGCGCGAGTGGGGGGCGGCCTCGTGGCCCCCGATGATCTGAGCCTCGGGCCTGCTGCCTGCGGGGGGACGGGGAGAGCAGGGTTAGGCCCGGGGGCCCCCGCGGCAGGGAGAGGGGGCCGGGTCAGGACCAGGCCACGCAGTGCCCAGACGGCCTCGTGGCCCCAACCACACCCCGCTGTCCCGGGACGCCCAGCCGTCCTCGGCCGCTGCCGCCCTCCTCTCCACCCGCCCATGTCCAGGCCCGACGGGGTCCCTCCGGCTGTGTGGCCCCCGCTGCCGTGCGGTGTGAGCCGCCGCAGCCGCTGTGGGGAGCAACCGGCAGCGCCCCCGGGGTGACGGCAGGGCCCGGCGACTTGGCTCCGAGACAGGAGAGCGTGTGGCCACACAGAACGCATACGGGGCCGTCCAGACGGCCAGAGGGGCTGTCCAGGCGGCGGCGCTGCTGGTCCGTGAAGGACTGAGACGCGCCACGTGGCCACGTGGGCGAGCCGGGAGGCGGTGTCCTGAGGAGCAGACCCCGAAGGCCGCGTGGCGTGGAGCCTGCTGACCGGAAACGCGCAGACCAGGCCTCCCGGAGCTGGGACGCGGCGGCCAAGGCCGGGAGACGCAGGCGGGTGGGGCTTCTCTTTGGGGGGACAAAAGTGCTCTGGAATTAGACGCTGGTGCTGGTTGCTACAAGTGTGCGGCGATATTTAAAAAACACCCTGAACTGTGCGCTTGAAGCGGGTGAAGTGTATAGTATGCGAATTCTATCAGAATAAAGcccttaaaattttattatactcCGTCATTAGTTTAAAAGACGGGTTATCTCGTGAACCATGACACGGCCAGACGAAGTGGACCAAGTCCTACAGCGTACAAATTACCTAATCCGACGCCAGCGGAGAATCTCAACAGACCCGTAAGTGAGGAGATTGAGTCAGGAGCCAAAAGCTTCCCgcacagaggagcccaggacgaGACGGCCTCGCCTGAATCGTGCCGAACAACCGCAGAAGGAGCACCAACGCCCGACCCGCTCGCGAGGCAACGTCGCCCGAACACCTAAACCAGGCATCGCTATCGAGCAAAGGGAAGTACAAGCAATATTCCTTTTGAACATAAATGCAAGAATCCGCAACAAAATACTGAAACCACATCCAACACCTTGAGAGAACACCACATCACGATCAAGCGGGTGTATCCAGGCACGCAAGCAGGTTCAACACAGAAAGTTAAGGGCTGTGTAACAGAACAAAGAACACAGAAACAGTGAAAGAAACAACTTGCAAAGATAATGAAAGTAAGTTAGTGCCTCACCTTGCCAGGACCACAGAGCCTCACGGGCTGCCCTGCACACGCCCCGCGCCAGCCTCGCTGCTCCCTGCTCGTCCCCGCTGCCCGAGCCTGCGTCTGCCCCAGGGCGTTTGTGCGCCGCTGCGGCCTTCTCAGACGTCCTGGCACCTGGCCTCCTCCTAGTCGCCTCTTCAGATCCCACCAGGGTCCCTTGACGAGCCAGCCCCCGCCCGCTTCTCCCCAGCACACCCCCTCCCTGACACTGCCTGCACACAGACTTGCTCGTTCCTGCCTTCGCCTCAGTGTGAGCAGCTCGAGGGGAGTCCGGGCCTGTCTTGTTTGCAGCAGACCTAGAACCACCTGTGTTTGGCAAACACGGCTGGGGGCGCAGGTGGAGGGACGGTGGGCAGGTGGAGGGATGGACGGGGGGTGTACAGACGGATGGGTGGTGGACAAGTGGAGGGCTGGACGGTGGACAGTGGGCAGATGGACAGTAGGTGTACAGACGGATGGACGGTGGACAGATGGAGGGCTGGACAGGGGGTGTACAGACGGATGGACGGTGGACAGGTGGAGGGATGGACGGTGGGTGTACAGACGGATGGTGTACAGATGGACAGTGGGTGTACAGATGGGTGGTGGACaggtggagggatggatgggGGTGGACAGACGGATGGTGGATAGACGGATGGTGGACAGGTGGAGGGATGGGGGCGGATGGACGGCTGACGCTGACATCTGCCTCTTCAGTCCTCGAAGGGCCCAGCCGAGCCCTGGGacgccctcccctccctgcccctccggCCAAGCTCGTGGCTCCAGGAGGCGGGCAGCCCTGACCCCAGCTGAGGGGTGCGCCCGGTTTCCTGCCCTGCTGGGTGTGCTCGCGGGCCCCCGCCTGCAGCGCCAGCCGGGCAAGGCTGCGGCTGCCCGAGGAAGCCCCAGAGGGGACCACAGCATTTGCCACCACGCCCGAGCCCAGGCAAGGAGCCGGCAGGGTGCGCCCTCTGTGGCCCGGCATCCCCCCCCGTGGCCCGGTGGTCCCCCCGTCTGAGGTCCGACGGCCCGTCTGTGGTCTGCCACCTGTCTGTGGCCCAGTGGTCCCCGTCTGTGGCCCACTGCCCCGTCTGTGGCCCgccgccgccccccaccccgtctGTGGTCCGGCAGCCCCGCCGTCTCTCAGGCCACCAGCCACGGGGTCGGGCTGCCCAATCCACAGGGCTCCTCCGCCCTTCTGGGGACCTGGCTTGGCGGANNNNNNNNNNNNNNNNNNNNNNNNNNNNNNNNNNNNNNNNNNNNNNNNNNNNNNNNNNNNNNNNNNNNNNNNNNNNNNNNNNNNNNNNNNNNNNNNNNNNNNNNNNNNNNNNNNNNNNNNNNNNNNNNNNNNNNNNNNNNNNNNNNNNNNNNNNNNNNNNNNNNNNNNNNNNNNNNNNNNNNNNNNNNNNNNNNNNNNNNTGTATGTTTTCCACGTACCGGCACGTTCTCAGCGCCTCGTGGGGGAGAACGTACTGCgtttatactttcaaccacagcCCCCTCGGCCGCCCAATCACCGCTTCTGCGTCCCCGCCGGGGCTTTGACTCGGGCCTTGGGGCCTCCGGGCTTGCGCGGCCTGCAGCCATTCTAAGCCCCCCAGGCTGCGGTGCTTTGTGACGGGGCCTCTGGAGGGAGCACAAGTTCCCAGGATGGGGTGTCCTGAGAAAAAGCTCGGGAAACGCTGGCTTAGAACTCGCTGGATGACGGCCCTGTGCTTCCGGGGCTGCCCCGCGCGGCAGCGGGACGGAGCCTCGCTGCTCCCGGCGGCCGAACGCTCGCTGGCCCTCTCGACGGGACGCCGAGGACGTCCGCGCATTTGTTTCATCCATATCCACTGCAGCTGTTATTGCTCAGACATCCCATCCCAGCTGCATTTTTTTAAGCAGAAGCTGAGAATGGACACTGACCTGCCGGGTGGACCCCGTCGAGCCTGTCTAGTTCCTACTGGCGTCTCCAAAAAAGGGCAGCGGTGGCTGGCACAGGCCCATCGGGCAAGGAAACGGGGTGCTACGGGGTGGGCGGGCAGCCCAAGGCGGAAGCGGGGTCTCCCCCGCTCGGCGGCCTTCCCACAGTCCCTGGGCTCAACCGCACGCTGGCAGTGCCAGGGGCAGCTCTGTGGCCGGCGCCCCACGGCCCGTGGCCCGAGAGCGGAGAGCGAACACCACGTGGGCCCCGGCAAGCGGCGCGCCTTCCCGGCCCGGGGCATCTGGCTTCTCCGAAGGCCGCGGGGGCCTGAGGCTTCGGTTCCAGCGTGGTAAACGCGGCATGGGCCTGTCCTTCCCGGAGACGGGGCTCGGGGAGTCCCAAGGAGCCCCGCAGGCGGCGGAGAAGGCGCCGGGGGCTCCTGAGCCGGGGAccggccggggggcgggcgcaGGGCCGCGGCTCGCGGGGCCGATCTGCCCAGCCGGGCCGGGGCTTGTCAGTTTCTAGGGTCGCCCAGTTGGGGGCTCAGACCTCGAGCAGCCCAGGTGGACGCGGTGCACTCCAGCTGTCGGCCTGCCCAGGCCACGCCGGGCTCCGTGTCCGCACAGGGGGGCTAAGGAGGGGCCCACGAGGCCCCCAGTGACGGCCGTCCTTCAAATCCCGGGGGCGGGGGACCCCCGGGCCGCGCTGCCGAGTCCAGGGTCCTGGGGTGGGTGCCTGCCAGAGCGGGGTGTCCCGCCGCCTGCTCCGGGGTGGGGCGTCCTGGGcacggggggtggggagcagcctCCTGGGCGCCCCCCCTCGATGCCAGCAGCTCCCTCTCCCCCACATACGTCTGCAGCCATtgcccagtgtctcctggg
Protein-coding regions in this window:
- the GZMM gene encoding LOW QUALITY PROTEIN: granzyme M (The sequence of the model RefSeq protein was modified relative to this genomic sequence to represent the inferred CDS: deleted 1 base in 1 codon); amino-acid sequence: MASLQRAGAHLCGGVLVHPQWVLTAAHCLTAPKEQLRLRLGLHALDAPGVPFRISAAVSHPDYEAARKLENDLALLKLDQKVRPSRTVRPLALPPGRLVVAAGARCSVAGWGVTRPGGRLSRTLQELDVRVLDPRMCNNSRFWHGELAPTMVCLAANAQHQAPCKGDSGGPLVCGRGLLAGILSFGPKACADVFKPPVATAVGPYVSWIKKTLRRRMRRAAPPPLGRPGRGGGPGRGQ